One Campylobacter concisus DNA segment encodes these proteins:
- the mnmC gene encoding bifunctional tRNA (5-methylaminomethyl-2-thiouridine)(34)-methyltransferase MnmD/FAD-dependent 5-carboxymethylaminomethyl-2-thiouridine(34) oxidoreductase MnmC produces the protein MKNANLSFKGQIPFSEEFGDIYFNTERPWLESEFVFASALDETWQSKDSFIVAETGFGAGLNFFTLCKKFKNSPKKLHFVSIEKSPIKKEDLLKIYENLGIFKAYAKKLVSLYPPLISGIHRINFTPNITLDLCYGEADQILPELEFSADIWFLDGFAPSKNGSIWSEDVFKQIARLSRVGTIVRTYSCAKMVKDGLKNAGFLLSLKEGYARKRQMSSAVLEKKDENLKDAWFARCEPVGSANGKTALIIGAGVAGLATAGELAKNGFKVVIAEAKGEVATNGSGNHCGALMPLVTKPGVNLGRMHINAFLQAVRFYKANLPKSLIKFNGCIDYAFDDELIKRYASWQDQSAEDVFKFDESLKPYPGIFIKEAAYARPKEICKFLSSNFEILFNHEYESRAYLKNGKISVKFKNKKSLEADILVFCTGSKSSEIFKGYDMQISSVRGQVTHLKPVLKNELPLSAKGYICPAVKGVQVIGATYARNEICDTPKDEDNAKNLSDVSEFFDATKATIIGSRVGYRSYSGDRFPIIGALHDEEFYKQNYKGLFWSKNKDNNPKASYEKNLFVNFAHGSRGLGTAILGANLIIDLVLARPLCIERSLFYELHPARFLIRKLKKGLK, from the coding sequence ATGAAAAATGCAAATTTAAGCTTTAAAGGACAAATTCCATTTAGCGAAGAGTTTGGCGATATCTACTTTAACACCGAAAGACCCTGGCTTGAGAGCGAATTTGTCTTTGCGAGCGCACTTGATGAAACTTGGCAGAGCAAAGATAGCTTTATAGTCGCCGAGACTGGCTTTGGTGCTGGGCTAAATTTCTTCACACTTTGTAAGAAATTTAAAAATAGCCCTAAAAAACTTCACTTCGTTAGCATCGAAAAAAGTCCTATCAAAAAAGAAGATCTTTTAAAAATTTATGAAAATTTAGGCATTTTTAAAGCCTATGCTAAAAAGCTAGTTTCACTCTACCCGCCGCTAATCTCAGGCATACACCGCATAAATTTCACCCCAAATATCACCCTTGATCTTTGCTACGGCGAGGCAGATCAAATTTTGCCTGAGCTTGAATTTAGCGCTGATATCTGGTTTTTAGACGGCTTTGCCCCAAGCAAAAATGGCTCGATCTGGAGCGAGGATGTCTTTAAACAGATCGCAAGGCTAAGCAGGGTTGGCACGATAGTTAGAACCTACTCGTGCGCAAAAATGGTAAAAGATGGGCTAAAAAATGCTGGCTTTTTACTGAGCCTAAAAGAGGGCTACGCTAGAAAACGCCAGATGAGTAGCGCCGTGCTAGAGAAAAAGGATGAAAATTTAAAGGACGCTTGGTTTGCGAGGTGCGAGCCTGTTGGCAGTGCAAATGGTAAAACCGCGCTTATCATAGGAGCTGGAGTGGCTGGGCTTGCAACAGCTGGTGAGCTAGCCAAAAATGGCTTTAAAGTGGTGATCGCCGAGGCAAAGGGTGAGGTCGCGACAAATGGCTCGGGCAACCACTGCGGTGCCTTGATGCCACTAGTGACCAAGCCTGGGGTAAATTTAGGCCGCATGCATATAAATGCGTTTTTGCAAGCAGTGAGATTTTACAAGGCAAATTTGCCAAAAAGCCTCATCAAATTTAATGGCTGCATCGACTATGCATTTGATGATGAGCTCATTAAAAGATACGCTTCATGGCAGGATCAAAGTGCGGAGGATGTTTTTAAATTTGATGAGAGTTTAAAGCCATATCCTGGGATATTTATAAAAGAGGCGGCATACGCTAGACCAAAAGAAATTTGTAAATTTCTATCAAGTAACTTTGAAATTTTATTTAACCACGAGTATGAGAGCAGGGCGTACCTGAAAAATGGCAAGATAAGTGTTAAATTTAAAAATAAAAAAAGCTTGGAGGCTGATATCTTGGTCTTTTGCACAGGTAGCAAGAGTAGCGAGATATTTAAAGGTTACGACATGCAAATAAGTAGCGTCAGAGGTCAAGTTACGCACCTAAAACCGGTGCTAAAAAATGAGCTGCCACTAAGCGCAAAAGGCTACATCTGCCCAGCCGTAAAAGGCGTGCAAGTCATCGGCGCAACCTACGCTAGAAATGAAATTTGCGACACGCCAAAAGACGAGGATAATGCTAAAAATTTAAGCGACGTGAGCGAGTTTTTTGACGCCACAAAAGCCACCATCATCGGCTCACGTGTGGGATATAGAAGTTACAGTGGAGATAGATTTCCGATAATCGGTGCCCTGCACGACGAGGAGTTTTACAAGCAAAACTACAAAGGGCTATTTTGGAGCAAAAATAAAGATAATAATCCAAAAGCAAGCTACGAAAAAAATCTCTTTGTAAATTTTGCTCACGGCTCACGTGGCCTTGGCACGGCGATACTTGGAGCAAATTTGATAATAGATCTTGTGCTTGCTCGCCCACTTTGCATAGAAAGATCGCTATTTTACGAGCTTCATCCTGCTAGGTTTTTGATAAGAAAGCTAAAAAAAGGACTAAAATAG
- a CDS encoding cupin domain-containing protein produces the protein MSQIYNLDKDTKIVEKSVVSKRLFQNKNASIDIYAFDEGEELDHEMLFIDSLAFVIDGEAQLEYGETQMKLGRDEACLIEAKTWRKLKFTKKTKYLLIDFKENVMIDHLDKASVFSLADTVSYESGKIVSKTLVKNENGSMSLLSFDKDQELSTHAAPGDALLIALDGELDLKIADESFHLVKGDSIVLPGKIPHGLKVKDKFKMLLIVTKDKM, from the coding sequence ATGAGTCAAATTTATAATCTCGATAAAGACACAAAGATAGTTGAAAAAAGCGTCGTTAGCAAAAGGCTCTTTCAAAACAAAAACGCAAGCATTGATATATACGCATTTGACGAGGGCGAGGAGCTTGATCACGAGATGCTTTTTATAGATAGCCTTGCCTTCGTCATTGATGGCGAAGCACAGCTTGAGTATGGCGAAACGCAGATGAAGCTTGGGCGCGATGAGGCCTGCCTTATCGAGGCAAAAACCTGGCGAAAGCTCAAATTTACAAAGAAGACAAAATATTTACTAATAGATTTTAAGGAGAATGTTATGATAGATCATTTAGACAAAGCGAGTGTTTTTAGCCTCGCAGATACCGTTAGCTACGAGAGTGGCAAGATAGTTAGCAAGACGCTTGTCAAAAACGAAAATGGCTCGATGTCGCTACTTAGTTTTGACAAAGACCAAGAGCTCTCAACCCACGCTGCCCCTGGCGATGCGCTACTTATCGCGCTTGATGGCGAGCTTGATTTAAAGATAGCTGATGAAAGTTTTCATCTAGTAAAGGGCGATAGCATCGTGCTTCCAGGCAAGATCCCACACGGCCTAAAAGTGAAAGACAAATTCAAAATGCTTCTAATCGTCACAAAAGACAAAATGTAA
- a CDS encoding multidrug effflux MFS transporter: MRKENSKLFLLIFLGVLSAFGPFVTDLYLPALPAITEWFSTSISATQLTITTSMAGLAIGQLIIGPISDKFGRKTPLTISLIIYTISTIFIFFAQNIQFFIFMRIIQGLASAGSLVISRAVVSDLYKGHEMTKFFSLMMVVNGLAPILSPIGGSLLLKFTDWRGIFMALTIIGIVLFVANFYFKESLSQRDRLKVPLLQTYGVFGKILRKKKFMLFIAIQTFTMGAMFAYIAASSFIFQDFYSLSPLSYGFCFGANGLAIVIGARLASLLNERKALKTGLFGTLFASIFVALMLCFKFEVIGVIIAFFLLLLFTGFILPTASSLAMNEGREYAGSASAVLGFCPFFLGGVISPLVGLGDIFYSTSIAILTCSVLAFISFLGLKRVA, encoded by the coding sequence ATGAGAAAAGAAAATTCCAAACTATTTTTACTGATATTTTTAGGCGTGCTCTCAGCCTTTGGACCATTTGTCACAGACCTTTATCTACCAGCACTCCCAGCTATAACTGAGTGGTTTAGTACAAGTATCTCTGCCACGCAGTTAACTATAACTACTTCGATGGCAGGCCTTGCGATCGGTCAGCTAATAATTGGCCCAATCAGCGATAAATTTGGGCGAAAAACACCACTTACCATCTCACTCATCATCTACACGATTAGCACGATTTTTATATTTTTTGCGCAAAATATCCAGTTTTTTATCTTTATGCGTATCATCCAAGGTCTTGCAAGTGCGGGCAGTCTGGTTATCTCAAGAGCCGTTGTGAGCGACCTTTACAAGGGTCACGAGATGACTAAATTTTTTAGTCTTATGATGGTTGTAAATGGTCTTGCTCCGATACTTTCGCCAATAGGTGGCAGCTTGCTACTTAAATTTACCGACTGGCGCGGCATCTTTATGGCACTAACTATCATTGGCATTGTGCTATTTGTCGCAAATTTTTACTTCAAAGAGAGTCTAAGCCAGCGAGACCGCCTAAAAGTGCCTTTGCTTCAGACTTACGGCGTCTTTGGCAAAATTTTAAGAAAAAAGAAATTTATGCTCTTTATCGCGATACAGACATTTACTATGGGCGCGATGTTTGCCTATATCGCGGCATCTTCTTTTATATTTCAGGATTTTTACTCGCTAAGTCCATTAAGCTACGGTTTTTGCTTTGGGGCAAATGGTCTAGCCATCGTCATAGGTGCTAGGCTTGCAAGCTTGCTAAATGAACGAAAAGCGCTAAAAACTGGGCTTTTTGGCACCTTGTTTGCTAGCATTTTTGTTGCACTCATGCTTTGCTTTAAATTTGAAGTGATCGGCGTTATCATCGCATTTTTCTTACTTTTGCTCTTTACTGGCTTTATCTTACCAACAGCCTCATCACTTGCGATGAACGAGGGCAGGGAGTACGCTGGCTCGGCCTCAGCAGTGCTTGGATTTTGCCCATTTTTCTTAGGCGGCGTCATCTCTCCATTAGTTGGGCTTGGTGACATTTTTTACTCGACATCAATAGCCATTTTAACTTGCAGCGTGCTTGCTTTTATCTCATTTTTAGGACTAAAAAGAGTTGCGTAA
- a CDS encoding uroporphyrinogen-III synthase encodes MRKIYLVSNTKTTDESVINLSVSKIEFLKFEINLSEYDALVATSKNAFKALKFNGISPINLPVFAIANSCAAAAKGLGFTQIYTGQNAHGDDFAREILPLLKGKKVLYLKGKDSASNFLEILQDGGVNIKAIIAYENVLNPCKMELKPPKNSILIFASPINVRNFLSNFGWDESYQTISIGKVTAKELKFTTPIVSQNQDINACIALAKTLL; translated from the coding sequence TTGCGTAAAATTTATCTTGTATCAAACACAAAAACGACTGATGAGAGCGTTATAAATTTAAGCGTTAGTAAGATCGAGTTTTTGAAATTTGAGATAAATTTAAGCGAATATGACGCGCTTGTAGCAACCTCAAAAAACGCTTTTAAAGCTTTAAAATTTAATGGCATTTCGCCTATAAATTTGCCAGTTTTTGCTATCGCAAATAGTTGCGCAGCGGCTGCAAAAGGGCTTGGATTTACCCAAATTTACACTGGGCAAAATGCTCATGGAGATGACTTTGCAAGAGAAATTTTGCCACTTTTAAAAGGCAAAAAGGTGCTTTATCTAAAGGGCAAAGATAGCGCTTCAAATTTCTTAGAAATTTTGCAAGATGGCGGCGTAAATATAAAAGCGATCATCGCTTATGAAAATGTCTTAAATCCTTGCAAAATGGAGCTAAAACCACCAAAAAATAGCATTTTGATATTTGCATCTCCGATAAATGTGAGAAATTTTCTTAGTAATTTTGGTTGGGACGAGAGCTATCAGACGATAAGCATCGGAAAGGTCACCGCAAAAGAGCTAAAATTTACCACGCCAATAGTGAGCCAAAACCAAGATATAAACGCTTGTATCGCACTTGCCAAAACGTTACTTTAA
- the purD gene encoding phosphoribosylamine--glycine ligase produces the protein MNILIIGSGGREYAIALKLKSEKNINLYFAPGNGATSRLGENLNIKDFHELAEFAKKNSIELTIVGPEAPLSEGVVDIFKKEGLLIFGPSKAAARLEASKAYMKDFLARNNIKTAKYLNTDDKEKAFKFIDTLSAPMVVKADGLCAGKGVIIANSKEEAKEAVSDMLSGASFGDAGKFVVVEEFLDGFELSFFAICDGENFVSLPVAQDHKRLLDNDEGPNTGGMGAYAPSPLASKELVKRVEEEVVKPTLKGMKNEGSPFCGVLFVGLMIVKNEPYVLEFNVRFGDPECEVLMPLIDGNLSEILLNAAKGELKPISLKDEFAVGVVMSSKNYPYKSSPKAKISVLNDVKDAHIAYAGVSKEGDEIYADGGRVLVCVATAKSIKEARDKAYELCENVKFDGAHFRKDIAWQALK, from the coding sequence ATGAACATTCTCATAATAGGAAGTGGCGGCCGCGAATACGCCATTGCTCTAAAACTAAAAAGCGAAAAAAATATAAATTTATATTTTGCGCCCGGAAATGGTGCGACCTCACGCCTTGGTGAGAATTTAAACATAAAAGACTTTCATGAACTAGCTGAATTTGCTAAAAAAAATAGTATCGAGCTAACTATCGTGGGACCTGAAGCGCCACTTAGCGAAGGCGTAGTGGATATATTTAAAAAAGAGGGTTTGCTCATCTTTGGACCAAGCAAAGCAGCAGCCAGACTTGAAGCTAGCAAGGCCTATATGAAGGACTTTTTAGCTAGAAATAATATAAAAACTGCAAAATATTTAAACACAGATGATAAAGAAAAAGCATTTAAATTTATTGATACCCTAAGCGCTCCGATGGTCGTAAAGGCTGACGGACTTTGCGCTGGAAAAGGCGTGATCATCGCAAATTCCAAAGAAGAAGCCAAAGAAGCAGTTAGCGACATGCTAAGTGGGGCTAGCTTTGGTGATGCTGGTAAATTTGTGGTGGTTGAAGAGTTTTTGGACGGCTTTGAGCTTAGCTTTTTTGCTATTTGTGACGGCGAAAATTTTGTAAGCTTACCAGTGGCGCAAGACCACAAACGCTTGCTTGACAACGACGAGGGTCCAAATACTGGCGGCATGGGCGCTTATGCTCCAAGTCCGCTTGCTTCAAAAGAGCTAGTAAAAAGGGTCGAAGAAGAGGTTGTAAAACCTACGTTAAAAGGGATGAAAAACGAGGGCAGTCCGTTTTGTGGAGTGCTTTTTGTGGGGCTGATGATCGTGAAAAATGAGCCTTATGTGCTTGAGTTTAACGTGAGATTTGGCGATCCTGAGTGCGAGGTCTTGATGCCATTAATAGACGGAAATTTGAGTGAAATTTTACTAAATGCTGCAAAGGGTGAGCTAAAGCCTATCAGTTTAAAAGATGAATTTGCTGTTGGTGTCGTGATGTCTAGCAAAAATTATCCTTATAAAAGTAGCCCAAAGGCTAAAATTTCAGTTTTAAATGATGTAAAAGATGCCCATATAGCTTACGCAGGTGTTAGCAAAGAGGGTGATGAAATTTACGCAGATGGCGGCAGAGTGCTAGTCTGCGTGGCGACCGCAAAGAGCATAAAAGAGGCACGTGATAAGGCCTATGAGCTTTGCGAAAATGTCAAATTTGACGGAGCACACTTTAGAAAAGATATCGCGTGGCAGGCTCTAAAATGA
- a CDS encoding RDD family protein, which yields MAGSKMSMQIEEKLQNEEISLAPFAKRIMAFSIDETITAFLFMIIYWEPLSTSTNYDDARNLVLNLFWQVVALKVIYHTFFVWYYGASLGQMITKTMCINVEILDKPNLTQSLVRAIFRIVSEACFYLGFAWALSNPARQTWQDKIAKTVVINA from the coding sequence GTGGCAGGCTCTAAAATGAGTATGCAGATAGAAGAGAAGCTTCAAAACGAAGAAATTTCACTTGCTCCTTTTGCTAAGAGGATCATGGCGTTTTCTATCGATGAGACCATAACTGCATTTCTTTTTATGATCATCTATTGGGAGCCTCTTTCTACTAGCACTAACTATGATGACGCTAGAAATTTAGTATTAAATTTATTTTGGCAAGTGGTAGCTTTAAAAGTCATCTATCACACATTTTTTGTTTGGTATTATGGCGCTAGTTTAGGGCAGATGATAACAAAGACGATGTGTATAAATGTAGAAATTTTAGATAAGCCAAATTTAACTCAAAGTCTTGTTAGGGCGATCTTTAGGATAGTTAGTGAAGCTTGTTTTTATCTTGGCTTTGCGTGGGCGCTTTCAAACCCTGCAAGGCAGACGTGGCAAGACAAAATAGCAAAAACAGTGGTGATAAATGCGTAA
- a CDS encoding LPS-assembly protein LptD — protein MRKILFLIPICVFSLSAAVQDVQLLADDVKQDKGIVTANKNVVVYSQEYLVTADCAVYDQNSSVIELFGNVNMMKGKDEVSRSNYAKLNLKNNNAAFESLFMMNKDMEVWMRSDESSSDSEYYRVRKAMVSSCNVQDPDWSITSSSAMLNKESKFLHLFNPVFRIANVPVFYLPYFGFSTDTTRRTGLLPPELGYGKSEGFYYKQPVYFAPYNEWDLEFDPQIRTNRGAGIYGAFRFTDSPDSRGEISFGSFTDKNSYRAKQKGETSNRAELKNKTHKGVGLKYERDKLIKYLSEADLQEGMWIDATKLNDIDYLNLKGRDDDYDSLVTSKFNYFIANDDHYFGAYAKYYIDTEKIGSKNENKDTLQELPSLQYHKFTDDIVLPNILYSIDLQSHRYDRKIGVRATQYEFTLPASVHVPLFDDSLTFSFYEYLYASRINYENKINSFDDKREDKHANFVNNYHKFALHTDLAKAYESFYHTLNFGAEYLLPGYRKGNLDDEFIYDKDLNEYENFLAQDQSKEEVSGYLTQYFFNGSGRKVVKHSISQGYYTKDDEYSNLKNAIYLYPFENFSVYNKLEYSHKDRELKKVQNGLYYTHDLFWINMLHTMKKSDSLAKNSATKDSYFTSSAGVKLPHQYSLIGDWQYDLERSYTKSWRVGVLHQRKCWNYGLIYQHDVEPTTTTNGSASTKKSGIYFTINFYPMGGLHYDFSQSSTASSSSK, from the coding sequence ATGCGTAAAATTTTATTTTTAATTCCGATTTGTGTTTTTAGTTTAAGTGCAGCAGTGCAAGATGTTCAGCTATTAGCTGATGACGTGAAGCAAGATAAGGGCATCGTAACGGCAAACAAAAACGTCGTTGTATATTCGCAAGAGTATCTTGTGACGGCTGATTGTGCTGTTTATGATCAAAATAGCTCTGTCATCGAGCTCTTTGGCAATGTCAATATGATGAAAGGTAAAGACGAGGTCTCTCGCTCAAACTATGCCAAGCTAAATTTAAAAAACAACAACGCTGCCTTTGAGTCGCTCTTTATGATGAACAAAGACATGGAAGTGTGGATGAGAAGCGACGAGAGTAGCTCTGATAGCGAGTACTACAGAGTAAGAAAGGCTATGGTTTCAAGCTGTAATGTCCAAGATCCTGACTGGAGCATCACTTCAAGCTCAGCCATGCTAAATAAAGAGAGTAAATTTTTGCACCTTTTTAACCCAGTCTTTCGCATAGCAAATGTGCCAGTCTTTTACTTGCCATACTTTGGCTTCTCAACTGATACCACAAGAAGGACAGGTCTTTTGCCACCAGAGCTTGGATACGGCAAGTCAGAGGGTTTTTACTATAAGCAGCCAGTATATTTTGCGCCTTATAATGAGTGGGATCTAGAGTTTGATCCGCAGATAAGAACAAACAGAGGCGCTGGAATTTACGGTGCTTTTAGATTTACTGATTCGCCTGATTCAAGAGGTGAGATCAGCTTTGGTTCATTTACTGATAAAAACAGCTACCGAGCAAAGCAAAAAGGCGAGACTTCAAACAGAGCTGAGCTAAAAAACAAAACTCACAAAGGTGTCGGGCTAAAATATGAAAGAGATAAACTCATAAAATACCTTAGCGAGGCTGATCTGCAAGAGGGTATGTGGATAGATGCAACCAAGCTAAATGACATAGACTATCTAAATTTAAAGGGCAGGGACGATGACTATGACTCACTTGTCACCTCTAAATTTAACTACTTTATCGCAAATGATGATCACTACTTTGGCGCCTATGCAAAATACTACATAGATACCGAAAAGATCGGCTCAAAGAACGAAAACAAAGATACGCTTCAAGAGCTTCCATCGCTTCAGTATCATAAATTTACAGATGACATAGTCTTGCCAAATATCTTATATTCAATCGACCTTCAATCACACAGATATGATAGAAAGATAGGAGTTAGAGCAACTCAGTATGAATTTACACTCCCAGCTTCAGTGCATGTGCCACTGTTTGATGATAGTCTAACATTTTCATTTTACGAGTACCTTTACGCTTCAAGGATAAACTACGAAAACAAGATAAATTCATTTGATGACAAAAGAGAAGATAAACACGCAAATTTTGTAAATAACTACCATAAATTTGCCCTTCACACAGACCTTGCAAAGGCGTATGAGAGCTTTTATCACACTTTAAATTTTGGTGCTGAGTATTTGCTACCAGGCTATAGAAAAGGAAATTTAGACGACGAGTTTATCTATGACAAAGATCTAAATGAGTATGAAAATTTCTTAGCTCAAGATCAAAGTAAAGAAGAGGTTTCTGGCTATTTGACGCAGTATTTCTTTAACGGCAGTGGCAGAAAAGTCGTCAAACACAGCATCTCACAAGGTTACTACACAAAAGATGATGAGTATTCAAATTTAAAAAATGCCATCTACCTATATCCGTTTGAGAATTTTAGCGTTTATAACAAGCTTGAGTACTCACACAAAGACAGAGAGCTTAAAAAGGTGCAAAACGGACTTTACTATACGCACGATCTATTTTGGATAAATATGCTCCATACGATGAAAAAGAGCGACAGCCTTGCCAAAAATAGTGCAACAAAAGATAGCTACTTTACAAGTAGTGCTGGCGTGAAACTCCCGCATCAATATAGCTTAATTGGCGACTGGCAATACGACCTTGAGAGGAGCTACACAAAGAGCTGGAGAGTTGGCGTGCTTCATCAAAGGAAGTGCTGGAACTACGGGCTAATTTATCAACACGATGTCGAGCCGACAACAACGACAAATGGCTCAGCCTCAACTAAGAAAAGCGGCATCTACTTTACTATAAATTTCTATCCGATGGGCGGCTTGCACTATGACTTTTCACAAAGCAGCACCGCTTCATCAAGTAGCAAATAA
- a CDS encoding sodium:proton antiporter gives MASVKFKDQLDAANKLIEILPKKELNDAKTIVLCMSLESVILTDVVCRGLNLSYEMLFSEPIPAPNNSECDVAIVSETEDIVLNDPLIKAFNISYDYIYGEAHRKYEEKILKNVYKYRKGNLIGELKGKNILLIDEGCETGMTALICIKTLLDVKVKSISYATPMIATDVFANLNDMVDEIYTINKIVDFIDVDSYYEKKIEATSERIMSILEESPHYLPLQKQQGDKNNAI, from the coding sequence ATGGCAAGCGTTAAATTTAAAGATCAACTAGATGCAGCTAACAAGCTCATCGAGATCTTGCCAAAAAAAGAGCTAAATGACGCTAAGACGATAGTTCTTTGCATGTCGCTTGAGTCAGTTATCCTGACTGATGTGGTTTGCAGGGGGTTAAATTTAAGCTATGAGATGCTCTTTAGCGAGCCAATCCCTGCGCCAAACAACAGCGAATGCGACGTAGCGATAGTTAGTGAAACTGAGGATATCGTGCTAAACGATCCTCTTATAAAAGCTTTTAATATAAGCTATGACTACATCTACGGCGAGGCGCATAGAAAATATGAAGAGAAAATTTTAAAAAATGTCTATAAATACAGAAAAGGAAATTTGATAGGAGAGCTAAAGGGCAAGAATATTTTACTAATCGATGAAGGGTGTGAGACTGGCATGACGGCACTCATCTGTATAAAGACGCTGCTTGATGTGAAGGTAAAATCCATCTCATACGCAACGCCGATGATAGCCACTGATGTCTTTGCAAATTTAAATGATATGGTCGATGAAATTTACACGATAAACAAGATCGTTGATTTTATCGATGTGGATTCGTATTACGAGAAAAAGATCGAGGCTACGAGCGAACGCATCATGTCGATATTAGAAGAGAGCCCTCACTATTTACCGTTACAAAAACAACAAGGAGATAAAAATAATGCAATATAG